From one Rhodopirellula islandica genomic stretch:
- a CDS encoding sulfatase — protein sequence MNKLFVWSVVLATTLFASESFAQNSSSRPNVLMICIDDLNDWVEPLGGHPQVQTPAMQSLAERGMTFTNAHCQSPLCNSSRTSLMLSLRPSTTGIYGLAPWFRDLPELKDRVALPQHFKANGYRTYSAGKVYHGRYGRDKNEFDEIGPPGVAGVKPPQKLIPATPIGDHPLMDWGVFDHRDEDKGDYKVADWVTEKLGAMPDDEPFFMSCGFFLPHVPCHVTPKWWGLYDDETLQLPPYRSDDRLDCSPFSWYLHWKLPEPRMSWLKAHDQQKNLVHSYLACISFVDSQVGRVLAALEESPHRDNTVICLWSDHGWHLGEKNVTGKNTLWERSTHVPLIFAGPEIAHGRTQSPAELLDIYPTLSELVGLPAPKEVEGLSLVPQIQHPHQIRETPAITDHNPGNQGIKGERYRLIRYADGSEELYDVINDPNEFENLIGQAEHADAAQRLRQFVRSDPAPLAKNSQHRVLEKKADGWYWEHEKIDPNNPPMSIAPNQPSDLSP from the coding sequence ATGAACAAGCTTTTTGTTTGGAGCGTCGTGCTAGCCACGACGCTGTTTGCGTCCGAGTCCTTTGCTCAAAACTCATCGAGCCGTCCCAACGTCTTGATGATCTGCATCGATGATTTGAATGACTGGGTGGAGCCGCTCGGCGGGCACCCTCAAGTCCAAACGCCAGCGATGCAGTCGTTGGCCGAACGTGGCATGACGTTCACGAACGCGCATTGCCAATCGCCCCTCTGCAATTCTTCGCGAACGAGTTTGATGCTCTCCCTGCGTCCTTCGACGACGGGCATCTATGGCTTGGCACCCTGGTTTCGCGATTTGCCAGAACTAAAAGACCGTGTGGCGTTGCCGCAGCACTTCAAGGCAAATGGATACCGAACGTACTCGGCGGGCAAGGTTTATCACGGTCGTTATGGTCGAGACAAAAACGAATTTGATGAAATTGGACCGCCTGGCGTCGCTGGAGTGAAGCCGCCACAAAAGCTCATCCCGGCCACGCCGATTGGCGATCACCCGTTGATGGACTGGGGCGTGTTCGATCACCGCGATGAGGACAAGGGCGATTACAAGGTTGCCGACTGGGTGACTGAAAAACTGGGGGCGATGCCTGACGATGAACCGTTCTTCATGAGTTGCGGTTTCTTCTTGCCGCATGTCCCCTGCCATGTCACGCCGAAGTGGTGGGGACTGTATGACGATGAAACGTTGCAGTTGCCGCCTTATCGAAGCGACGATCGCCTGGATTGTTCCCCCTTCAGTTGGTACCTGCACTGGAAATTGCCCGAGCCCCGCATGAGTTGGTTGAAAGCCCATGACCAACAGAAGAATTTGGTGCACTCCTATTTGGCCTGCATCAGTTTTGTCGACAGCCAAGTCGGCCGCGTTCTTGCCGCGCTCGAAGAGTCGCCGCACCGCGACAACACAGTCATCTGTTTGTGGAGCGATCACGGATGGCACTTGGGCGAAAAGAACGTCACCGGCAAAAACACGCTGTGGGAACGTTCGACTCACGTTCCGTTGATCTTCGCTGGGCCAGAGATCGCTCACGGCCGAACTCAGTCGCCGGCGGAACTGTTGGACATCTATCCCACACTCTCTGAACTGGTCGGTCTGCCCGCACCGAAGGAGGTGGAAGGGCTGAGCTTGGTCCCCCAGATCCAACACCCCCATCAAATTCGGGAAACGCCTGCGATCACCGATCACAACCCCGGCAACCAAGGCATCAAAGGCGAACGGTATCGCTTGATTCGCTACGCCGATGGCAGCGAAGAACTCTATGACGTCATCAACGATCCAAACGAATTCGAAAACTTGATCGGTCAAGCCGAGCATGCTGATGCCGCACAGCGATTGAGACAATTTGTGCGATCGGATCCCGCTCCTTTGGCAAAGAACAGCCAACACCGAGTGCTCGAGAAGAAGGCCGATGGTTGGTACTGGGAACACGAGAAAATCGATCCCAACAACCCGCCGATGAGCATCGCTCCCAACCAACCGTCCGATTTAAGTCCATGA
- a CDS encoding Gfo/Idh/MocA family protein — translation MSIGIGIVGAGMISNFHAKAIADSTNGHLVGCYNRNTERAEEFVAKHGGRVFKTLEEMLADPEIGAVSVCTPSGAHAEPAIQAAEAGKHVMIEKPLEVTQERCDQIIDACQKAGVQLGVTFQSRFHESSRLMKKAVEEGRFGKITMGDAYVKWYRSQEYYDSGAWRGTWKLDGGGALMNQAIHSVDLLLWLMGDVSEVSAMASTMTHERIEVEDIVVATLKFKNGALGVIEATTTTYPGALKRIEIGGSEGSAILEEEDLTQWEFANETEEDEAIRKRMAGKTETGGGASDPSSIGHHGHTEVFNDFLDAITEGHSPQINGTEGRRSVALINAIYESARTGKTVQL, via the coding sequence ATGAGCATCGGTATTGGCATCGTCGGCGCCGGAATGATCTCCAATTTTCATGCCAAAGCCATCGCGGATTCGACCAACGGGCATTTGGTGGGTTGTTACAACCGCAACACCGAGCGAGCCGAGGAGTTCGTGGCGAAGCATGGTGGTCGCGTGTTCAAGACACTCGAGGAAATGCTCGCGGACCCTGAAATCGGCGCCGTTTCGGTGTGCACACCCAGCGGTGCTCACGCAGAACCCGCAATCCAGGCCGCCGAAGCTGGCAAGCACGTGATGATCGAGAAACCACTCGAAGTCACCCAGGAACGCTGTGACCAAATCATCGACGCTTGCCAAAAAGCCGGTGTGCAATTGGGCGTGACGTTTCAAAGCCGTTTCCACGAATCTTCGCGATTGATGAAGAAAGCCGTGGAAGAGGGCCGGTTCGGCAAAATCACGATGGGTGACGCCTACGTGAAGTGGTACCGCAGCCAAGAGTACTACGACAGCGGCGCGTGGCGGGGGACTTGGAAACTCGACGGTGGTGGAGCCCTGATGAACCAAGCCATCCACTCGGTGGATCTGTTGCTGTGGTTGATGGGCGACGTCAGCGAAGTCTCGGCGATGGCATCAACGATGACTCACGAACGAATCGAAGTCGAAGACATCGTCGTCGCGACGCTAAAATTCAAAAATGGCGCTCTGGGAGTCATCGAAGCCACCACAACCACCTATCCCGGGGCTCTGAAACGCATCGAGATTGGCGGCAGCGAAGGCAGTGCGATCCTGGAAGAAGAAGATCTCACCCAGTGGGAATTTGCCAACGAAACCGAGGAAGACGAGGCCATCCGGAAACGCATGGCTGGGAAGACCGAAACGGGCGGAGGAGCCAGCGACCCGTCCTCCATCGGGCACCACGGTCACACCGAAGTCTTCAATGACTTTCTGGATGCAATCACCGAGGGACACAGCCCGCAAATCAATGGCACCGAAGGCCGACGCAGTGTGGCGTTGATCAACGCGATTTACGAAAGTGCACGCACGGGCAAGACGGTCCAGCTATAA
- the mfd gene encoding transcription-repair coupling factor, translating to MAAFVTGGCFAPRFHPGSIAVPTASKNASPMKLRSLRDVPAILDAKVGLGEVLGRKPKGGTKRKTKQAHDPVPLAFSGVWGGIRGLLAATLTRHHPHVLVLLPQAVDADIVAGDISSFGIEDVVALPLSAGDGTGSSIRDADYAARLQVLQRLRARDQNSPQPLVVTSYIGAAIQRVPSVSSLEKATRELSVGDIVDPEVIRRWLAEAGFAAVTAVQVPGEFASRGGLLDVYSPDQPQPIRIEWFDDEIESIRRFDAATQRSSETLSKVELAAIGTQPVKSPFAEEENNDEPLDLIVDDSVGAEATIVDYLPEDTVVLVIDPSDCHQSSNALLARVAKTERFVSMKELLSELKSHKVVTGTSLAEGAPTDVVDLHTASADSFATSLDETKSKVDSVAAGHEVIVVGDTPADGQRLTELLEDTDAAKQGRLHMTVADLSGGFRLTDAEILVLTGAELFHRSPVRRAKTRTRGKPIDSFTQLTPGDLVIHLSHGIGLYRGLNSIEKNGQHQEHLTIEFDGGTKIHVPASRIQLVQRYVGGTKNRPKLAKIGGISWTNQRKAAEAAVTDMADELLELQAKRATRLGIPMSPDNEWQRQFDASFPYLETPDQLSAIDALKVDMETPRPMDRLICGDVGFGKTEVAMRAAFKAVSSGYQVAVLVPTTVLAEQHYQSFRERMAEFPVEIRKLSRFCTAAEQRETVKEIRRGKADIVIGTHRVASKDVEFNNLGLVVIDEEQRFGVAVKERLKTRHSNVDVLTLSATPIPRTLHMALVGVRDISNLETPPAERMAVETKVTRWDDKMLRSAIVRELNRGGQMYFVHNRIGDMDDLAARIKAIVPELRIGIGHGQMVEGALEQIMVDFIDHKFDMLLATTIIESGLDIPNANTMFIDDGNRYGLSDLHQLRGRVGRYKHQAYCYLLVSPNKRLTPEASKRLRAIEEYSQMGAGFAISMRDLEIRGAGNLLGSQQSGHIAAVGYEMYCQLLEDAVRQAQKLPPKLSADVDIDLPIEAYLPEDYVPNLRHKIDLYRRMTRIEKAADVKALREELEDRFGAPPPPALRMLELCELRLDAASWGLVSLTTNDRFIVIQYSNRSRMDQLAKNASIPIRIVDHQKAYIPIKDYDMSDPAGKAWLQLARAALWIG from the coding sequence ATGGCAGCTTTCGTCACCGGAGGCTGTTTTGCACCCCGATTTCATCCAGGTTCCATCGCCGTGCCCACCGCTTCGAAAAACGCCTCCCCGATGAAGCTGCGATCCCTTCGTGATGTCCCGGCCATCCTGGACGCGAAAGTTGGGCTGGGAGAGGTTCTGGGCCGCAAGCCGAAAGGCGGCACAAAACGAAAGACAAAGCAGGCCCACGATCCGGTTCCGCTGGCGTTTTCTGGAGTTTGGGGCGGGATTCGCGGTTTGCTGGCCGCCACCCTGACCCGCCATCACCCGCACGTGTTGGTCCTGCTTCCGCAAGCCGTCGACGCGGACATTGTCGCGGGAGACATTTCCTCGTTCGGGATCGAAGACGTCGTCGCGTTGCCGCTGTCGGCCGGCGACGGAACCGGCAGTTCCATTCGCGACGCCGACTACGCCGCTCGATTGCAAGTCCTGCAGCGACTCCGCGCCCGCGATCAGAATTCCCCACAACCGCTGGTCGTGACCTCGTACATCGGAGCCGCCATCCAACGGGTGCCATCGGTTTCGAGTCTCGAAAAAGCGACCCGCGAATTGTCGGTCGGTGACATCGTTGATCCTGAAGTGATTCGGCGTTGGCTGGCTGAAGCCGGTTTCGCAGCCGTGACGGCGGTCCAGGTGCCGGGCGAATTTGCCAGCCGGGGTGGATTGCTGGACGTGTATTCGCCGGACCAACCCCAGCCGATTCGAATCGAATGGTTCGACGACGAGATCGAATCCATCCGCCGGTTCGACGCAGCCACTCAGCGGAGCAGCGAAACACTCAGCAAGGTTGAACTCGCCGCGATTGGAACCCAGCCAGTCAAAAGCCCTTTCGCAGAAGAAGAGAACAACGACGAACCGCTGGACCTGATTGTCGATGACAGCGTGGGGGCCGAAGCCACCATCGTCGACTACTTACCCGAAGACACCGTGGTGCTGGTGATCGATCCATCGGATTGCCACCAGTCGTCCAACGCGTTGCTCGCTCGGGTCGCCAAGACCGAACGCTTCGTTTCGATGAAGGAACTGCTTTCGGAGCTGAAGAGCCACAAAGTCGTCACAGGAACATCGCTGGCCGAAGGAGCCCCAACGGATGTTGTCGACTTGCACACCGCCAGCGCCGATAGCTTCGCAACGTCGCTGGACGAAACCAAATCCAAGGTCGACTCCGTCGCGGCCGGACACGAAGTCATCGTGGTGGGTGACACGCCCGCCGATGGCCAGCGACTGACTGAGTTGCTTGAGGACACCGATGCGGCCAAACAAGGTCGCTTGCACATGACGGTTGCCGACCTCAGCGGTGGTTTCCGTTTGACCGACGCAGAGATCCTGGTGCTCACCGGTGCCGAGCTCTTTCATCGCAGCCCCGTTCGTCGCGCCAAGACACGGACCCGCGGCAAACCGATCGACTCGTTCACGCAGCTCACCCCCGGCGACTTGGTGATTCACCTGTCCCACGGGATCGGGTTGTACCGCGGGCTGAACTCCATCGAGAAAAATGGCCAGCATCAAGAACACTTGACCATCGAGTTCGACGGCGGGACCAAGATCCATGTGCCAGCTTCTCGTATTCAATTGGTTCAGCGATACGTCGGGGGAACGAAAAATCGACCCAAGCTGGCCAAAATCGGCGGTATCAGTTGGACCAACCAGCGCAAGGCCGCCGAAGCCGCGGTCACCGACATGGCCGACGAACTGCTGGAACTGCAGGCCAAACGAGCCACACGACTCGGCATCCCCATGTCGCCGGACAACGAATGGCAACGCCAGTTCGACGCCAGCTTCCCGTACCTGGAAACACCAGACCAATTGTCGGCAATCGACGCCTTGAAAGTCGACATGGAGACGCCACGGCCCATGGACCGGCTGATTTGTGGCGACGTCGGATTTGGCAAAACCGAAGTTGCCATGCGGGCGGCTTTCAAAGCGGTCTCATCGGGTTACCAAGTCGCCGTGTTGGTCCCAACCACCGTGCTGGCAGAACAACACTACCAATCGTTTCGCGAACGGATGGCGGAGTTCCCCGTCGAGATTCGGAAACTCAGTCGTTTTTGCACGGCGGCCGAGCAACGCGAAACAGTGAAGGAGATCCGGCGAGGCAAAGCCGACATCGTGATTGGAACCCACCGCGTCGCCAGCAAAGACGTCGAGTTCAACAACCTCGGCTTGGTCGTCATCGATGAAGAACAACGCTTCGGCGTCGCCGTGAAGGAACGCCTGAAGACTCGGCATAGCAACGTCGATGTCCTGACGCTTTCTGCAACGCCCATTCCGCGAACGCTGCACATGGCATTGGTTGGCGTTCGCGATATCAGCAACCTGGAAACGCCGCCAGCCGAACGAATGGCGGTCGAGACCAAAGTGACTCGCTGGGACGACAAGATGCTGCGTTCCGCCATCGTGCGGGAACTCAACCGCGGCGGTCAGATGTACTTCGTCCACAACCGCATCGGGGACATGGATGACCTGGCTGCTCGGATCAAAGCCATTGTCCCAGAACTTCGAATCGGCATCGGCCATGGACAAATGGTCGAAGGTGCACTCGAACAAATCATGGTTGACTTCATCGATCACAAGTTCGACATGCTGCTGGCCACGACGATCATCGAGAGCGGATTGGACATTCCCAACGCCAACACCATGTTCATCGACGATGGCAATCGCTACGGCCTGAGCGATCTGCACCAACTGCGTGGACGCGTGGGGCGGTACAAGCACCAAGCCTACTGCTACCTGCTGGTGTCGCCGAACAAACGGCTGACGCCAGAAGCCAGCAAACGCCTGCGAGCGATCGAAGAGTATTCTCAGATGGGTGCTGGTTTCGCGATTTCGATGCGAGACCTCGAGATTCGCGGGGCGGGCAATCTGCTGGGCAGTCAGCAATCGGGGCACATTGCCGCGGTCGGTTACGAAATGTATTGCCAACTGCTCGAAGACGCGGTCCGGCAAGCTCAAAAATTGCCGCCGAAGTTGTCCGCCGATGTGGACATTGATTTGCCGATCGAAGCTTACCTGCCGGAAGACTACGTGCCCAACCTGCGGCATAAAATCGATCTTTATCGCCGGATGACTCGAATCGAGAAAGCGGCTGATGTGAAGGCCCTGCGAGAAGAATTGGAAGACCGCTTTGGCGCGCCACCGCCCCCGGCGCTTCGAATGTTGGAATTGTGTGAACTGCGGCTCGACGCAGCCTCATGGGGCTTGGTTTCGCTGACCACCAACGATCGCTTCATTGTGATTCAGTACTCCAATCGATCGCGGATGGATCAACTGGCCAAGAACGCTTCGATCCCGATTCGCATCGTCGATCATCAAAAGGCCTACATTCCGATCAAGGACTACGACATGTCCGATCCGGCCGGCAAAGCGTGGCTGCAACTTGCCCGCGCTGCATTATGGATTGGTTGA
- a CDS encoding PQQ-binding-like beta-propeller repeat protein, producing MRRRASHLLLAVFCFSLAPAGTLTPANSAEPDRLESSSWNQWRGPNRDGTLAQPTAWPDRLSGNLDKAWSVPLGPSYSGPVMVDGLVFTTETVNKQFERVTAYEVATGELRWERQWEGSMSVPFFAAANGDWIRATPACVPGYLVVLGMRDVLVCLDTATGEERWKIDFPAQTGSSLQPFGAACSPLIHDGAIYVQVGAGLTKLALDSGEVLWTVLSGGEDMMSRGAFSSPSIATLAGQEQLLVQTREELCGVSLDTGDVLWREAIEAFRGMNILTPLAIGDSVFTAAHSGKSQLFDIRLDESAEKTWTAGERWNQKTQGYMSSPVVVDDHVYLHLKNERFTCLSVADGSIQWTSPPVGKYWSMVRNENRILSLSADGKLRLIAANPSELTVVDTQEVAENSWAHLAVSSNNDQPLILIRALNSLTAYRWTSP from the coding sequence ATGCGTCGTCGAGCTTCCCACCTTTTGCTGGCAGTTTTTTGTTTCAGTCTTGCCCCTGCCGGGACGCTCACGCCTGCCAACTCCGCCGAACCGGATCGCTTGGAATCAAGCAGCTGGAATCAATGGCGTGGCCCCAATCGGGACGGCACGCTCGCTCAACCAACCGCCTGGCCAGATCGTCTTTCCGGAAACCTTGACAAGGCTTGGTCGGTTCCACTGGGTCCCAGCTACAGCGGGCCCGTGATGGTCGACGGGTTGGTGTTCACAACCGAAACGGTGAACAAACAATTCGAACGAGTGACCGCTTACGAGGTCGCCACCGGTGAATTGCGTTGGGAACGCCAATGGGAAGGATCGATGTCAGTGCCATTTTTTGCCGCCGCCAATGGAGATTGGATTCGAGCCACCCCCGCGTGTGTTCCGGGTTACTTGGTCGTGCTGGGAATGCGAGATGTTCTGGTCTGCCTGGACACTGCAACCGGCGAGGAACGGTGGAAGATCGATTTCCCCGCTCAGACCGGATCGTCTTTGCAGCCGTTCGGGGCGGCTTGCTCGCCACTGATTCATGATGGGGCGATCTATGTCCAAGTCGGTGCGGGACTGACGAAGCTGGCACTGGATTCCGGCGAGGTGCTTTGGACCGTTCTCTCCGGCGGCGAAGACATGATGTCCCGCGGCGCGTTCAGCAGCCCCTCGATCGCCACACTCGCGGGCCAAGAACAATTGCTCGTTCAAACTCGCGAAGAACTGTGCGGCGTTTCACTGGACACCGGCGATGTGCTCTGGCGAGAAGCCATCGAAGCCTTTCGCGGCATGAACATTTTGACACCGCTGGCGATCGGCGACTCGGTGTTCACGGCAGCCCACAGTGGAAAAAGCCAACTGTTCGACATCCGACTCGACGAGTCAGCGGAGAAAACCTGGACAGCCGGCGAACGCTGGAATCAAAAAACGCAAGGCTACATGTCCTCACCCGTGGTGGTCGACGATCATGTGTACCTGCACCTGAAGAACGAACGATTCACTTGTTTGTCGGTCGCGGACGGTTCGATTCAGTGGACCTCGCCGCCCGTCGGCAAGTACTGGTCGATGGTCCGCAACGAAAACCGTATTCTGTCGCTGAGCGCGGACGGCAAACTTCGATTGATCGCTGCGAATCCCAGTGAGCTCACGGTGGTCGACACCCAAGAGGTCGCCGAGAACAGCTGGGCTCACTTGGCAGTCTCCAGCAACAACGACCAACCTCTGATTTTGATCCGTGCCTTGAATTCTTTGACCGCCTATCGATGGACGAGCCCTTGA